The sequence GGATGTTGGGGAGGGCCCAGGCCCTGGCTGGCCACCCCTTGCCTCCGTCCCTTTCCGGATTGTATCCGGTAGACCTTGTATGACTTTATTACTTAATCAAATCAATGAAATGCCGacgtttttctttaaaaaaaaagtTGCACCCTCTGCCCGCCGattcagaaaaaaagaaaaaactcccCCGCAGATGAATCCGAATATTCCTTCCATGGTTCGGATGCCTACGCTCTTTCCCCTTGGCCACAATTGCTTGCTATAGCTGTCCTAGACCCCTTCCCGCCCCATCGGTCCATCTCCATCGCTCTCTCCTTCTGCCTCGCCGGCCGGCCATCCCCTTGGATCTCGTCGCGGCACGGCAACGGCAATGGTGGTCTCGTACACGCAGGAGCACGTGTACCTCCACCCCTGGCACCGGGTCACCGCGGCGGCGTGGCGCAAGTTCACCGACCCGGCGGCGCGCGCCGCGCCGCTCTCCCACATCCTGGACGTGCAGACGCTGTCCCGGGACGTCGACCCGCGCGCCGGCCGGCTCCACGCCGTGCGTGCCATCGCGGGCCGGCCCCCGCCGCTCCCGTTCCTCCTCCGCGGcctcgcggccaccgccggcgccggcggcgtggtGCTCTGCGTGGAGCGCACCTCCGTGGACGCGGCCGCGCGCGCCATGCGGGTGGTCTCCCGCAACGCCACCTTCCGGCGGCTGGTGGACGTGGAGGAGCGGTGCAGCTACGCGCCCCACCCGGAGCGGCCGGACGAGTGGACGGTGTTCACGCAGGAGACGAG comes from Triticum aestivum cultivar Chinese Spring chromosome 5B, IWGSC CS RefSeq v2.1, whole genome shotgun sequence and encodes:
- the LOC123116399 gene encoding PRELI domain containing protein 3A-like, giving the protein MVVSYTQEHVYLHPWHRVTAAAWRKFTDPAARAAPLSHILDVQTLSRDVDPRAGRLHAVRAIAGRPPPLPFLLRGLAATAGAGGVVLCVERTSVDAAARAMRVVSRNATFRRLVDVEERCSYAPHPERPDEWTVFTQETSIRCAPLAAVSATVAEMVERRCAESFAQNAAKGKEVVERICDGLALADHVPGPSPAEGEEQ